DNA sequence from the Scophthalmus maximus strain ysfricsl-2021 chromosome 1, ASM2237912v1, whole genome shotgun sequence genome:
TTTTacttaatataaaaataattggTGAGTACATTAACAATGAACCTCAATTGACCACATATACAGAATGTGCTACTACATATCTTATGTAATAACGCAATAATGAGGACCTGATGGGAAAACTCAACTGCCTACAGCCATGAAAGCCGACATCTCTCCAAGCACAACATTGATGTGATGGTGCAGGCCATAACTGTGGTGATCCACTCATTCGCCATAGTCTTCTTTTTGACTATTACATCTTGGATTCAGTCTGagtctccctcttcccctcctacTGCTGCTCCCACCACTCCGGCCAACTCGTCCTCACTGCCTCGCAGACGATCccctggacaaacacacaaaagcaatcAGATTAATTAATGCACCGCATCTTTCAAGCATGACTTGATGAGATGCACCATTGACACTTAGGTGTCATTCCCGGCGCCAAAATAATAGAAccccacaattttttttttaaattttggtaTTGTGCTTCTTCAATgcttaatatatatacatgacgGCAATGAGTCAATGTCACACACAGGGAAACCCTCAGACTACATTTAAACCTGTTTTGTGATCTCCTGAAAGCTCGAGCCCTATTTTTGGAATGTGGATCATACATCAGTGGAGGAATCACACTGTTGATGTCACCAAACAGCTGTAAGCCTCTGGGGAGTCTGGAAGCCACAAAGCGATTAGCCTACTAATTTTCACCAAGCCCAGACATGGCCTCTGCGGTGTCAAGGCAAATTCGGCGATTAAAAacggagaagagaaaaagaagaaatactaACGGATGAGCTCAGCGATGGCTCTCTGTGTTCTTCTCTCCAACTTCTCCAGTTTCTTGGCCACGTCTCGCTTCAAATCCCTGAATTCAGAATCACAATGAAGAGACAATGTCACCAACTATAACAAGATTATTCTTTGATTTTACCAAAAATGTGATGCACTTTACCCGTTGGACAATGATTTTCATAAAAGTCTCACCAGTCTGGTTTTCTCGGGGCGAGGTTGGCCAAAtcctaaaaaaaggaaacaactgAATACAACCGGCCTGATGCAACAACAAATTGAAAATCACAGTTACTCTGAAAGATTTTACTCACCACTTCTTCAATTATGGGTTCTGGATTCGCTGCCTCTAACTGGTCTTTAACTTTATCCTCCACTGCAAACAAGGAGAGGTTGTCGTCAGCAATAAATCATGTATTTTGTGAGCAGTACTCAAGGGTGCTGTCCAGGAGCTGACCATGTGCCCTGACCCTCCTGGAGGCCATGTAAATAAGGTTTTGATATTAACAACACTACATGGCACTCCtgagttaatgtttttttcaaagcttgTTTGTGAGTGAAAAGTTCCCACCTGATGCTGGTTTGGCTTTGGGCACCTGCCGCTCCTTCAGCTCTTCGTCCTCTGGAGTGTAATTCCTCAGCTTCAGCTCTCTGaggacagaaaaatacaataaaagggTGAGTCTACTTTCTGTGGCATGAGCGGTAAATAACACAATCAGTAGCTCTCTCATTCCAGGAGATGGCAGTGTAGACAAACATATTCTCCCAGAGATTAAGGAGCATAAAAGAGCATCTGAAATCCCTGCACAGCTGCACATCTAATGTCTGGACAAGGTCGGGTATAATGTCCCTCTTTATTCCCGTGAACACGTCTGATTAACATGTTCCACCTGCTCCTGGGCACAGACTCAAGGGGAGCGGCCAGCAGCTGAGGAATGCTTCTCCTTGAGGTTGAATTACGCAAATCTCTCATCGCGTCTCTACCCGCGGAGATTCTTGGCACGATCAACTGAGAGGTAGAGGTAAACTATTGTCTGACAGAACATCAACTAAGGGAGTTATCAGCTGTTCTGTGCTTAACATGGATTTGCGATGAAGCTTGAGAGGTTACACCCTTAATACATTCATTACCCTGTTGCTGCCAACGGACAGACCAAAGCCTTGTATGGGTATGGGTAGGAATGCTAGTCATGTTCTGCCTGTGGCCTGACTGAGGTCCACGCATAGTTCACCCAtctccctctccgcctcctcaATGTCCCAATGCTGTTTCTTTGATTAAACTAATGTAGTAAAAAGAGTTTAATTACATAAATTAAGAgtcaaatttgaattaaaagatTTGAAGGATTTGACCAACTGATGACTCACTGTGCTTCATCCCCTTCTGtcgctctcctcttcttctcatccgTCTACCTTCTATAGACAGGGATAGAAATTCCCTTTCTGAAATACTTGTGAGTGTTTTTCCTCCAGGAAGTATAGATGTGTTAAGTAAAATCCTCGGCTTCATTGTGCAGTATACCAACTAGTGGATATTTTAGTGCTAGGCTGATGCCAGGAATCACCTAAATCAACTGGTTTCATCATCTGAGAGCCGTGCATTTAGTGTCAATCTTGCCATTGATTATCATTTGCAGAAAATTGTTGAGAGAATTGCTTGAGAAAAGAGCTGATAAAGAACGTGGACAAACGCGCGGCGGAGAGCAAGTTGTGGTGCAACCTCCTTGACGAGGTGGTAATTTGATTTCAATATTTCTAAGGAAAAATTGAGGGGTACATCATGTGAGAAACCAGGAACATCCACAGCAATTGGATACAGCAACAAatgggtgttttgtttttcttcagatcACTAACCTCATTGTGTGGAAGTCAACAACATCATTAGGAATCATCCTCCGGGGACCGTTATTATCCAAACTGAATTTTACACTGTTCTGTTTAATGAATGTCAAAACATTCTGTTATAAACTACGGTATAGAtgtgcagataatgaatgacgTCGCCATCTTAATAGCTGACTCCAGGACAAAAACTGTCTCCAAACCTTTGGAGTGTGTGTCAAGCACGTTGTGGCATCAAAGAGAGCTAGTGATACATTCAGAGCACTGACCTAAGTGTTTAGAGGGAACTGTGACTGCAGAGGTGCAGCAGTGTGTTCAAATGTTTACGTGAATATCAGGCTACCTACCCTAAACTCCAGCCTTTTCATTTACACGTGAGCCAATGAAACTTTTCGCACCAACATGTAACATTTCTGTGGCTTTGAagtttctcttgttttattttctacttccaaaaatgtgaaatacttTCCCATTAAtctatataaaaacaaacagaagcatACCTTACACAATGTGACGGGAAAAGCTGCATGATGCAGTCGGTACATTTTGTGGAATGAGTATAACACAGTGTAAAACCCTTCTGCACAAGATCGCTATATTCTGACATCTTAAACTTGATGATTTGAATGGGAAGAACTTAAATAACACACATGCTGACTGTTTTGTTCTGAGCCTTGGTTTGGGAATTTGATCTCCCATGAAATTTTAATACTAATCCCAAGATACATTACACTCTGCAACAGTTGTCTTTCTTGACTTGGCAAAGCACAGataaaaaacattcagtaaTGATATTTTCTGTCTTCACAGATAAATGTCTAAATTCGGCTTTTGAACTATGCAGCCATTTTCATTCTCATGAGAGAGATCTGTCCTGTTGAACTGGAGGAAACACAGCGGCACTCCGTCGGTGCTGTCAGTGTCATTAAATATAAACAATGGAAACAAGGTCCTGTAGGACAGGAAAGATGGCTGCTCTTCCTGCCGACTAATACACGACGTTGCGCGAGCTGCAGGATATTTGAGCAGCTAATAGCACACGGTAGTGATGCGGCCCAGTGTAAACACGGACGATAGTTTTCAGATAAAGAGCAGATAATGTTCTGATGATGAACTTTCACATCAGTTTTTACTTCTGTGCGTGCAGGTTAAAAAAATCGTCAGCTAAAGGGACAAGAAACATTGTGAAATGTCTGAAAGAGTTGTCACGTgctcttaattaaaaaaataaaaaatattagaataatAAAAGCACGAGTGGTGTGATGAACCAACCTGTGTTTCTCCTCCGTGGTCTCCTCCAATGAAGGTCTCTTCTCCTCCGGCTCCCCATCTTCCTGCTCTCGGCCCTGTTAGAAGATCATCACACAATCATTAAAATAACTGTAATTATATTCTCAATTATTAAACAGCATAATTTAGACAATTAACTGTTTGCATCTGGCACAAATTATCTCATACTGTATTCTGCCACACAGGATTACTTGtgttaaataataaagaattaGAAATTGAAACAACAACTTGTGGCTATGTTTGTTGAATTGTTTGTATTGTTCTTATTAGAGAGTTTACACACTAACTTGATTCAAGTGTAGCAAGACATTAATGTTGCTGTAACTACCATAGAGGTCATGTCATGATGATTGGAGAGTACATTTTCTGAATAAACACGATGTATTAAACACGTTTCTTAACTTTTATGGACGAAAAAAGTTGTGCCTCATAACTGATGTTCCTTATTCAAAGTCAGAAGAGGATATTGGttcccattaactcctcttgTTGAGCGACATTAAGTGTGGTGGTTTGACAAAAGACCTGGGAGATGACTCCAAAAACATGTTGGATATAATGTTtacaataacaatatatttttgttatgaaGTGAAGGTACAGTATGCATGAGGCCATTTTAGAATTGACACACTCAAGATCCAGTGGGCTATAATTTGCATGGGAAAACAAAACCACGTTTTTTGAATTCGGCCATCATTTGAGAGTGAAATACTACATTAACATTTTGTGCTTGATTATATCTGACAACGTTTTATTAAAGATTAATTATACAACATACTGTGGCCTTCACCACACTATGCACATgtaaacaacagagaaaacaaattaTGAAATTGGCTTCCAGAAAGTCAGAAAAATGAAGCATTGACCTCAAGTGAAAAGCTGCAACAAAGGATATCGGACCCCTCCCATCTTACACTTTCCTGAAGAGGCTTCCTCTCCACCTGCTAGAACAATTCTGGAAACTGACTCATTCTTGAAGGGcagtacaaaagaaaaaaaaaacgccaggCAGGAATGCCAACAGTCATTTATCAAAACACCTTGTATGCTTCTGTTCTGCTTAGTGAAACATTCTCCAACTGTCAAGAGAGCAGCTTGTACATTGAACAGGCCTTCCTGTTGCATGAGGAATTCATATTCAGtactgaataaaaacagagtAACTATATGTTGATTAAATGAGTTACTTAGACAGCAGCAGCCACGACGAGTAGCCAATGGAACTCTGGTGCAAGTACATGCTCTCAGAATGTTCGGGACACGAACCAGGGTGTGTGTTGATATAAAAATCTGATAATGTAAAATTACTGTGTGCAAAAGTAGCTCAGCATACAATGTCCTCTTGATAATAACTGATAAGATTAAACTCTCAAACACTCAGAACTCTCCTACTTTAactgtccagtgtgtggtggTAGCCACAGAGACGTGCTTTGTTTTGTTACTATTTTATACTGTCtttaactttcttttcttttttccccccaatagTTATTTGTCAGGTCATTAATCTCCAAACAACTTCATTCACAtcttatttttctgtaaaagttCATCTTGCTCCCTGTCTTCTGAATAACATTTCTCCACCTTCCACCCCAATCAGTGTTTTCACTGACATGTCTCACGGTCCAGTTTACAACTGTGTGGCAAAGGAGGATCTTGCGCTCTTTCACAGTTGGTTGCTGAGAAactaaaaaatatcataaaacaaTGCAAATTGGTGCAATCAAAAATGTTGAACACGTTCACTGCATAGCCCAAATTCAAAGACTGCTGGTGTCAAATGTATCAACCATTTCCATGACTATATCAAAGTTGAAGAGCTTCACCGAGTGACTAATATACATTTATCTCGGGggtgtgttgttgctgtttatgttttcatctaCAGAAATTTTGCGACTGGATGAGAAGTTTGCAAACATCACACTGCAGATAAACTTACACAGCCCTGTTTAGCGGAATATATAGCAAATTAAATGTTATAATCTCATGAAATTACCCGATAACCTCAGACTTTCTCATATTATTTTCCcatccaaaagaaaaaccatcTATTGGAGCCATGATTTTTCCGATAACTTCAAGACAAGGTTGGAAACTGTTGTGTCAATAAACATTGAATTCACATTTGATTGAAGTCAAATGATCCATGGCCCAGTGAGGGTCAGAGCCCTCCTGCATCCTGCACCTCTGATAGTCAGCCTGAGGTCTGTTCTTTTTAACACAAGGTGACACAACCACAGCTCCAGTTCTGTGGAGGGACGAGCTGTCCGACTCGGATCTGTCTGATCTGGGGAACGCGCCAGCAGAGGAGGCGAAGATGCTCGTCGTCACCCAGTTTTTCGACAGTTAAACTGAGGCTGCAAACACAGTGAAACCCGGAACAAAAGGACACGGAACGGAAACGGACAGTTACACACGAATCGTGATGTATAATTCGTAACTGCGACATTGACTCTGGAACACGACTTGCTGTTAAACTGCCTCGTTACTGtctcagagagagaaacccaCAGGTTAGCTTGCCCATTAGCCCCACAGCcaaagctggggggggggggggggggggggctacaaaTACAAAAGGCACTTTACAGACAAAAATACTGAATTGAACTAGTTATGAATCAGACATCTACTCTCGGCACATCACACAACACATCCACGAACGGGGGCTTAGTTCGCCTCGCTACGTGAACGCGTCGTCGTTAGCTTCCAAGCTACATCGGCTAACGTTGCTGACGGACACGCGCGTTTTCCACACGCGCGTGCTGCGCGTCTCTCTCGCTCCGCGTCGCCACGACGTAACTTACATGGATCTGTTTGCTTCGCAGTGCTTTGagtctctccttcctcttcaggGCCTGCTCCTGGAGCGAGCCGACGTTTCGCTCCATGTTTATCTTCCACACGCCGCTCGATTCGCTCTGACATCCACTAACGGTCCCGACTGAACATCTATCTGTCGAGCGTCGAGCACATCGATTGCAGGGGCCTGTTGCCTGTTGCCTGTTGCCTGTTGCCTGCTCATGTGACGTTGTTGTTATGTTGTGTTTcttcaaagaagaaaataagtaagtaaataaatagaaacatatcATATCTCTATGAAGGTTGATGagattttctacattttcaaaTCAGATTAATTTACGTTGGGGCCCACGCTGGATGTATTGGCACATGAAGTATTGTTTCAAATGATCTAACTTTCGGTGGGTAGCAATATGTTTTTGCAAAGCCTGTTCAAACCTACTGATAAACTATTAAAGAGTCTATGCTACAAAGTAAATACAGGTCAGATATTGGGCAGACTGGCACACTGTCCTGCCTGTTGATGGCCGCACACTGTCACGTCCTGGTAAGGAATGTAGGCCATCGCCATGGTAATAATACAGCTGCCTCAAGCTTTGCTGTGTCCATCCTCCTAATGAccagcttttgtgtttgtgtgacaacaCAAACATGGGGGGTTAAAGATGCGAGAAAGATTAAAGATCATGACACGGAAAgcacaacacaaataaataaattacccATTTCAGTACATGCAAACTAACTCCTGTCAGCCTACTTTAACAGATAGGAACAGGTCATTCTGTGAAGAGACTATCTGTTGTagtgcatttcattttactAAATGACACCATACCTGATATGTGGGATGCAAAAACGTGGtagaaatataataaactaATAGAATATGTTTCATTAGAAACAGATAATATCATCCAATAGAATACAGCATCAATAACTGCGCTCTTGCACTAGAGTCCTTTTGCAAgaagtttctgttgtttttgaaagagaatgtgacttgttttgttgtgaGACAAGAATGTGGCTTACAGTACGCAGAGTGAGACCAGACCCCATGCAGGACCATGTAACATCCCGAATGTTATGTCACAATAAGACAATATCATTAAGAggaatataataaaacaattagCAATCATTATTTGCCCACTGTTCGAGTCTGAagttcagatgtgtgtgtgccttcgTGTTATCAGTGCTGAATGTTGCTTGCTCTGCAGAGTGGCAGCTTTATTATCCTCAGTCTGCAGACATTGCACAAAACAAGCTTTGGCAAAATACAGACACAATAAGTGATGATTTGCACATAGGTTATTACCTCCTTTGCCCCACATGCGGATTTTCACTTGTCCTCTTTTAATGGACTGACTTTGCTGAATGTGATTGTATCTTTGTGAGTGTAGGAGGGGACCTgtagctgcagctgtgtgtcggtgtgtaCCTTTAAGAATATCAGCCCACACCTGTGAGCAGGATCTACAGCCAACTCTCCACCGAGCACCGTGCCTCTAGACTTGAACAACAGAGTCACACATCAGTTGGAGATCATTTGCTCCCTgctcaccatcatcaccatcatcatcatcatcatcaccatcacataTATCACACAGGACCGCGCACATCTCCCGCCTGAGCGCCTTTTGGGCAGCGCGCTCGTGTTCGTTCTTGCGCGCTCGGCATCTGTCGCCCCCGTGGGAACTCGCTCCAATAGGAATCAACATACAGCAGCGAGCTCTCGCTAAATGCGGACATGGGTGTTTCTCCAGACGCGCATTTCCACGCATTCTGGTTCCTGGTTTCACAATGTCGACACTGATCGCGCcgtggtgacacacacacacacgcacacgcacgcacacacacacgcgcgcacacacacccttcacGTTTTGTTGTTTCACGCCACTCTGAGAACTTTGCGCGTCGAGACAGGGggcacttcttcttctcccctttttttttcctcctgtggaTTACTGTGGccgggttttgtttttcttcggGGCCGGAATGGTTCGCAGGAGCGCGCCGCGTCCTCCCGCCTGCAGGAAACAACTTCAAACAGCCCCGGCCATGCTCCACACTTTGATCTTTtgaaagggaaggaaaggaagggggCCAGGTAATGAGCCACCGCGAGGGCGCCGGGATGGCATCGAACGAGCGGCTGCACGAGCTGTGGACGTCGTACTACACGAAGGTGAGTGCCGAGTGGTGCGGACAGACCTGCCGGTGGCACCTGTTgttactgcagcagcagcgctccTGTCCGAAGTTTAACACAGGACCCGATGGACTCATgatcacaaagagagagagtgtgtgtgtgtgtgtgagagatcgTTTGTTGTGAACGGTTATATATCATTTTGTTGCCCGTTTACgcacagcagctgtttgtttacCTCCTGGTGGCGGCTGCCCAGCGCGCACCACCGGAGAAGAAGATCGTGTCACATCGTCGTATGCCATCGAGCCATTTAACCGGTAGAAAGAACTAAAGTGTCAAAGGTTGATCTGAATCGGACGGACCTGAATCCGATTAACCCTCTAAATGAAGCGGTGGTCGACCGTGTACCTGCGAAGCAGGTGGGAGTTACTCAGTcttacttcctcttcctgttcttctccccgtctctctcccttgGTTGAACTCTGGCACGTTTTGTGCAACATTTAATGGGATTTTATATGTCGAGGAGCCACAATgagctcttgtttttctttttgctccgAGCTGGACATTTACTCTGTGGCTCACAGATTACATATGAAAAAACAATACATGCATTTCTCTCTGGTGAGAAAAcccaacctgtgtgtgtgtgtgtgtgtgtgtgtttgtgtttgtgtgtgtgtgtgtgtgtgtttgtgtgtgtgtgtgtgtgtgtttgctttggtcTCAAACATTTCCCCCTGTGGTTATAACTGCTGCTCTCATTCCTCTGGTTGCTCATAGGAGTGCAATTTCTTGTTATAAGgatgaaacacattcacacgtgGAGGGTGTTTTGCACATGCTTTTTATGCCATGCTCTCCCcttgaaggagagagagagagagagagagagagagagaaagagagagatgtggcCATGAATAGATGAAGTATTACTATTTAATGTGTTGCGCAATCTGCTTCCATGCCCGAGGACGGACAAACATGGAGAGACGTTCCAAGTTTGCATGTCCATGTATGTATGTTGACCGCGGGGCACGAagactcctctcctccgctcctcccATCATCCCAGCGGATCCTAAAGGGCTGCTGC
Encoded proteins:
- the ccdc12 gene encoding coiled-coil domain-containing protein 12; its protein translation is MSPSGPVLNFGQERCCCSNNRCHRQSRGTVLGGELAVDPAHRCGLIFLKKHNITTTSHEQATGNRQQATGPCNRCARRSTDRCSVGTVSGCQSESSGVWKINMERNVGSLQEQALKRKERLKALRSKQIHGREQEDGEPEEKRPSLEETTEEKHRELKLRNYTPEDEELKERQVPKAKPASVEDKVKDQLEAANPEPIIEEVDLANLAPRKPDWDLKRDVAKKLEKLERRTQRAIAELIRDRLRGSEDELAGVVGAAVGGEEGDSD